A window from Lampris incognitus isolate fLamInc1 chromosome 5, fLamInc1.hap2, whole genome shotgun sequence encodes these proteins:
- the cnrip1a gene encoding CB1 cannabinoid receptor-interacting protein 1a yields the protein MDDIPPIINISISLKIQPNEGPVFFKVDGTRFGQTRTIKLLTGSKYKVEVVVKPWKGEATNMNIGGVVFPLEQQSKDEESVVYHGQYDTEGVPHTKSGDRQPVQVSIEFPQAGQFETVWQVKYYNYYKREHCQFGNKFNDIVYECKPNETRSLMWINKEVFN from the exons ATGGACGACATCCCGCCGATTATCAATATCTCCATCTCTCTGAAAATTCAGCCCAACGAGGGTCCGGTGTTTTTCAAGGTGGATGGTACCAGATTCGGTCAGACCAGAACAATAAAGCTGCTCACAGGATCCAAATACAAGGTTGAGGTGGTTGTGAAGCCATGGAAAGGTGAAGCCAc CAACATGAATATCGGCGGTGTCGTCTTCCCACTGGAGCAGCAGTCTAAAGATGAAGAGTCGGTGGTGTACCATGGACAGTATGACACAGAGGGAGTTCCCCACACTAAGAGTGGAGACAGACAACCTGTCCAAGTCAGTATAGAG TTCCCCCAGGCGGGGCAGTTTGAGACTGTGTGGCAGGTGaaatactacaactactacaagaGGGAGCACTGCCAGTTTGGGAACAAATTCAACGACATTGTGTACGAATGCAAGCCCAATGAGACGCGCAGCCTAATGTGGATCAACAAGGAGGTGTTCAACTGA
- the LOC130113322 gene encoding F-box only protein 48, producing the protein MLHDPKGSLSTVYCVCGRSPVLMFAEDTCLHNFAETLPTEISLKIFSELDTQSLCNASLTCRLWHHIIEDSQQLWRSQCLTVRAVCQREVDRDRRNGLSWKLTLVRNYTRSFLKRDWLRGRYSNVRSVDELRGRKMCPLDVETWGEILEAELER; encoded by the exons ATGCTGCATGACCCTAAGGGAAGTTTGTCCACCGTTTATTGTGTCTGTGGAAGAAGTCCCGTCTTGATGTTCGCCGAAGACACCTGCCTTCACAACTTTGCTGAAACACTGCCGACAGAAATCAGCTTAAAGATCTTCAGTGAATTGGACACTCAGAGCCTTTGCAATGCCTCGCTGACCTGCAGGCTGTGGCATCACATTATCGAGGACAGCCAGCAGTTGTGGAGGAGCCAATGCCTGACTGTGAGGGCAGTTTGTCAGAGGGAGGTTGACCGGGACCGAAGAAATGGGCTTTCTTGGAAG CTTACCTTAGTGAGAAACTACACAAGAAGTTTCCTGAAGAGGGATTGGTTAAGAGGGCGTTACAGCAATGTACGCTCGGTGGACGAGCTACGGGGCAGGAAGATGTGCCCGCTGGACGTGGAGACGTGGGGCGAGATTCTCGAAGCTGAGCTAGAGCGATAG